In the genome of Mucisphaera calidilacus, one region contains:
- a CDS encoding NAD(+)/NADH kinase, translating to MSCDDQMRNDERYQSLPERPRVIILANLAKEEVVSALAAFRPWLLERGEIVAEPDITTMSPEVASGLPEADLGIVLGGDGTMLAQARHLVNADVPLLGINFGKLGFLAEFTIEDVQHHWERLIAGGCRVSRRLMIEAMVFPEGAPRWGSEGGDDPMPEPVFRCTAMNDVVITAGPPYRMIDLDLAIEPERSQQSAVRFTGDGVIIATPSGSTAYNLSAGGPIVSPGIDGLVISALAPHSLAFRPIVFQSRCDVWVEMLRSNEGTTLVIDGQHSSRLAEGQQVLVRSHPSRVRLIHNPDHNYWTMLSYKMRWAVQPRRR from the coding sequence ATGTCGTGTGATGACCAGATGCGAAACGATGAGCGTTATCAGTCGCTCCCCGAGCGTCCGCGTGTGATCATTCTGGCGAACCTCGCGAAGGAAGAGGTGGTGTCGGCTTTGGCGGCGTTTCGGCCGTGGCTGCTGGAGCGTGGCGAGATCGTGGCGGAGCCGGACATCACGACGATGTCGCCTGAGGTGGCGTCGGGTCTGCCGGAGGCTGACCTGGGGATTGTGCTGGGGGGCGACGGGACGATGCTGGCGCAGGCGCGTCATCTGGTGAACGCTGACGTGCCGCTGCTGGGCATCAACTTCGGGAAGCTGGGTTTCCTGGCTGAGTTCACGATCGAGGACGTGCAGCACCACTGGGAGCGTCTGATTGCGGGCGGGTGCCGTGTGAGTCGTCGGCTGATGATCGAGGCGATGGTTTTTCCGGAGGGTGCGCCGCGGTGGGGGAGCGAGGGCGGTGACGACCCGATGCCTGAGCCGGTATTCCGGTGCACGGCGATGAATGACGTGGTGATCACGGCGGGGCCGCCTTATCGGATGATTGATCTGGACCTGGCGATCGAGCCGGAGCGTTCGCAGCAGTCGGCGGTGCGTTTTACGGGTGACGGGGTGATCATCGCGACGCCTTCGGGATCGACGGCGTACAACCTCTCGGCGGGCGGTCCGATCGTTTCGCCGGGGATCGACGGGCTGGTGATCTCGGCGTTGGCGCCGCACTCGCTGGCGTTCCGCCCGATCGTGTTTCAGTCGCGTTGTGACGTGTGGGTGGAGATGCTGCGTTCCAACGAGGGGACGACGCTGGTGATCGACGGTCAGCACTCGTCGCGGCTCGCGGAGGGGCAGCAGGTTCTGGTTCGGAGTCATCCGTCGCGGGTGCGTCTGATCCACAACCCGGACCACAATTATTGGACGATGCTGTCGTACAAGATGCGTTGGGCGGTTCAGCCGCGTCGGCGATAA
- a CDS encoding MDR/zinc-dependent alcohol dehydrogenase-like family protein, with translation MRALVIDKDGSLRLREDFPKPKPGPGEVLLKPRVMGVCSTDLELAKGYMGFQGVLGHEFVADVIEAADDAGQPWLGKRVVGEINAVCGACDLCLKGLREHCRQRTVLGILGRDGAFAEAFTLPAANLHEVPDHVSDDEAVFTEPLAAAFQIVRQLTIEGRPYVTVLGDGRLGLLCAQVLGQLNATVRVVGKHAEKLERAEKWNIKHRLLADVGMRRDQDIVIDATGSPTGLPTALGMVRPRGSIVLKTTVAERAYEKPIDLSPIVIDEITVMGSRCGPFAVALEALARNDVDVLSMISRRGQLAAGPELLATASQRDVIKVLVTP, from the coding sequence ATGCGCGCACTCGTCATCGACAAAGACGGCTCACTCCGCCTACGCGAAGACTTCCCGAAACCCAAGCCCGGCCCCGGCGAGGTCCTGCTCAAGCCTCGCGTCATGGGGGTCTGCTCCACCGACCTCGAGCTCGCCAAGGGCTACATGGGCTTCCAGGGCGTGCTCGGGCACGAATTCGTCGCCGACGTCATCGAGGCCGCCGATGACGCCGGACAGCCCTGGCTGGGCAAACGCGTCGTCGGCGAGATCAACGCCGTCTGCGGCGCCTGCGACCTCTGCCTCAAGGGCCTCCGCGAACACTGCCGACAACGAACCGTCCTTGGCATCCTCGGACGCGACGGCGCCTTCGCCGAAGCCTTCACTCTCCCCGCCGCCAACCTCCACGAAGTCCCCGATCACGTCTCCGACGACGAGGCCGTCTTCACCGAACCCCTCGCCGCCGCCTTCCAGATCGTCCGACAACTCACCATCGAGGGCCGGCCCTACGTCACCGTCCTGGGCGACGGACGACTCGGACTGCTCTGCGCCCAGGTCCTTGGCCAACTCAACGCCACCGTACGCGTCGTCGGCAAACACGCCGAAAAACTCGAACGCGCAGAGAAGTGGAACATCAAGCACCGACTCCTCGCCGACGTCGGCATGCGCCGCGACCAGGACATCGTCATCGACGCCACCGGCTCGCCCACCGGGCTCCCCACCGCACTCGGCATGGTCCGCCCCCGAGGCAGCATCGTCCTCAAAACCACCGTCGCCGAACGCGCCTACGAAAAACCCATCGACCTCTCACCCATCGTCATCGACGAGATCACCGTCATGGGCAGCCGCTGCGGACCCTTCGCCGTCGCGCTCGAAGCCCTCGCACGCAACGACGTTGACGTCCTCTCCATGATCTCCCGACGCGGCCAACTCGCCGCCGGCCCCGAACTCCTCGCCACCGCATCCCAACGCGACGTCATCAAAGTCCTCGTCACCCCCTGA
- a CDS encoding type II toxin-antitoxin system Phd/YefM family antitoxin — protein sequence MIQPADIHPVTSFIRDHRTHMKRLAETGRPEVLTLNGKASIVIQDAAAYQKLLEQLDELDVVRILHVRHSAQDELADP from the coding sequence ATGATCCAGCCCGCTGACATCCACCCCGTCACCAGCTTCATCCGCGACCACCGCACCCACATGAAACGACTCGCCGAAACCGGCCGGCCCGAGGTCCTCACCCTCAATGGCAAAGCCAGCATCGTCATTCAGGATGCCGCCGCCTACCAGAAACTCCTCGAACAGCTCGACGAGCTCGACGTCGTCCGCATCCTCCACGTCCGCCACAGCGCACAGGACGAGCTCGCAGACCCGTAA
- a CDS encoding undecaprenyl-diphosphate phosphatase gives MSDMSWWEAIVLGVVEGLTEYLPVSSTGHLILAQRAMGLDGPAANAYAICIQGGAIIAVLGLYAGRVKQGVLGSLGAVGLRKEKDPAGARLAWNLIVAFIPAAILGKLFDDKIEMYLFGLWPIVTAWVVGGVAILAVDVWRSKRGVSEGREAKGIDDMTWRMALVIGLLQCVAMWPGTSRSLMTIVAGVLVGMSLAAAVEFSFLIGVVTLLAATVYKAIDAGPVMLEAYGWTPMIIGSVAAWASAVVAVRWMVDYLKQHGLALFGWYRVALGVVVAVLIVTGVLKG, from the coding sequence ATGAGTGACATGAGCTGGTGGGAGGCGATCGTGCTGGGGGTTGTGGAGGGGCTGACGGAGTACCTGCCGGTGAGCTCGACGGGGCACCTGATTCTGGCACAGCGGGCCATGGGGCTGGATGGTCCGGCGGCGAATGCTTACGCGATCTGCATTCAGGGCGGGGCGATCATTGCGGTGCTGGGGTTGTATGCGGGGCGTGTGAAGCAGGGCGTGCTGGGGTCGTTGGGGGCGGTGGGGCTGAGGAAGGAGAAGGATCCGGCGGGGGCGCGGCTGGCGTGGAACCTGATCGTGGCGTTTATCCCCGCGGCGATTCTGGGGAAGTTGTTTGACGACAAGATCGAGATGTATCTGTTCGGTCTGTGGCCGATTGTGACGGCGTGGGTGGTGGGTGGTGTGGCGATTCTGGCGGTCGATGTGTGGCGGTCGAAGCGGGGGGTGTCGGAGGGGCGGGAGGCGAAGGGGATTGATGACATGACGTGGCGGATGGCGCTGGTGATCGGGTTGCTGCAGTGCGTGGCGATGTGGCCCGGGACGAGTCGTTCGCTGATGACGATCGTGGCGGGTGTTTTGGTGGGGATGTCGCTGGCGGCGGCGGTGGAGTTTTCGTTTCTGATTGGTGTGGTGACGCTGCTGGCGGCGACGGTGTACAAGGCGATCGATGCGGGGCCGGTGATGCTGGAGGCGTACGGGTGGACGCCGATGATCATCGGCAGCGTGGCGGCGTGGGCGTCGGCGGTGGTGGCGGTGCGTTGGATGGTGGATTATTTGAAGCAGCACGGGCTGGCGTTGTTCGGTTGGTACCGGGTGGCGTTGGGTGTGGTGGTGGCGGTGCTGATCGTGACGGGTGTGCTGAAGGGGTGA
- the metH gene encoding methionine synthase: MSRFADEIARRVLFFDGAMGTSIHNIEDLDLERDYLGRENCTEALLLTRPEVIQGIHETFLAAGADGVETDSFNASVHTMEDQDLSERVFELNKTAGEVARAACENHATADRPRFVIGSIGPGTKLVTLGQIDYDTMFRSYKEQVRGLLAGGADVILIETAQDILQVKCVINAALEALSDANLTPDTGTNGGDIPIMVQVTIEQFGTTLIGTDIAGVAAALKDFPIFSLGMNCATGPVEMGEHLNYLARNWHGRLSLLPNAGLPTLVEGRTVFPLQPEPFAEKVAEYVETMGLNIVGGCCGTTPAHIRGLVEAIGTSHAPASVTKANWKPAVSSLMGAVDYRQDNSILNIGERTNASGSRKFKRLLEEENWDEIMSLAKDMVREGSHVIDVNVDYAGRDNAADMTTIVSKLVNQVNAPLMLDSTQPATIEAGLKVAGGKCIINSANLEDGEEKFAQLCNLAKTYGAGLVLGTIDEDPEEAMARTRERKLAIAQRMHDLAVNKHGLKPEDLMFDPLVLPVSTGMDKDKRSGLETIEGTRLIAQHFPDCQITCGLSNISFGLNPAARQVLNSVFLSELVEAGMTSAILHVSKILPKNRIPDEQWDAALDVLYDRPAQSPVKLEDGSETTDPLQIFIDLFADATVQSTKVDLSELSLEDRLRRHIIDGEQKNIDQTLEEAMTKYPPLDIINNHLLDGMRVVGELFGSGQMQLPFVLQSAQVMKKAVAHLEPHMEKVEGQTKGTMLLATVRGDVHDIGKNLVDIILSNNGYTVHNIGIKIPVNEIIAKYHETKPDAIGLSGLLVKSVNVMEENLKELNAQGIDVPMILGGAALSRHYCESHLRSVYNGRVYHGTDAFEGLRLMDYLVNNRTDELDDEIETRLNKRADTDAKLAAMAENKKKTANGATAVAAPARSEVATDVAVPTAPFFGSRIVEDIPLDQVLPYVNKVALYRGQWQFKKGKKSDAEYQDQVDHEVEPIFQELRRRAHDEGFLTPRIVYGYYPCQSDADDLIIFDPDDHDREIERFSFPRQEARKRLCIADFFRSVDTGEKDVIGLSCVTVGHEVSRIAKTLFDNDDYQQYLYIHGFGVETAEALAELWHKRMRAELGIGNDDSPAIRELFTQKYRGSRYSFGYPACPDMSDQEKLFRLLEPQRIGCNLTENWQIDPEQSTSAIIVHHPEAKYFNV; the protein is encoded by the coding sequence ATGAGCCGATTTGCCGACGAAATCGCCCGACGCGTCCTCTTCTTCGACGGCGCCATGGGCACCTCCATCCACAACATCGAGGACCTCGACCTCGAACGCGATTACCTCGGCCGCGAAAACTGCACCGAGGCCCTCCTCCTCACACGACCCGAGGTCATCCAAGGCATCCACGAGACCTTCCTCGCCGCCGGCGCCGACGGCGTCGAGACCGACTCCTTCAACGCCTCCGTCCACACCATGGAGGACCAGGATCTCTCCGAACGCGTCTTCGAACTCAACAAGACCGCCGGCGAAGTCGCTCGCGCCGCCTGCGAGAACCACGCTACCGCCGACCGCCCGCGCTTCGTCATCGGCTCCATCGGCCCCGGCACCAAACTCGTCACCCTCGGACAGATCGACTACGACACCATGTTCCGCTCCTACAAGGAACAGGTCCGCGGACTCCTCGCGGGTGGTGCCGACGTCATCCTCATCGAAACCGCCCAGGACATCCTCCAGGTCAAGTGCGTCATCAACGCCGCACTCGAAGCCCTCAGCGACGCCAATCTCACACCCGACACCGGCACCAACGGGGGCGACATCCCCATCATGGTCCAGGTCACCATCGAGCAGTTCGGCACCACCCTCATCGGCACCGACATCGCAGGCGTCGCCGCCGCCCTCAAGGACTTCCCCATCTTCTCCCTCGGCATGAACTGCGCCACCGGCCCCGTCGAGATGGGCGAGCACCTCAACTACCTCGCCAGGAACTGGCACGGCCGACTCTCACTCCTACCCAACGCCGGCCTACCCACACTCGTCGAGGGCAGAACCGTCTTCCCCCTCCAGCCCGAACCCTTCGCCGAGAAGGTCGCCGAGTACGTCGAAACCATGGGCCTCAACATCGTCGGCGGATGCTGCGGCACCACGCCCGCCCACATCCGCGGACTCGTCGAGGCCATCGGCACCAGCCACGCCCCCGCCAGCGTCACCAAGGCCAACTGGAAGCCCGCCGTCTCCTCACTCATGGGCGCCGTCGACTACCGCCAGGACAACTCCATCCTCAACATCGGCGAACGCACCAACGCCTCCGGCTCGCGTAAATTCAAACGACTCCTCGAAGAGGAAAACTGGGACGAGATCATGTCCCTCGCCAAGGACATGGTCCGAGAGGGATCCCACGTCATCGACGTCAACGTCGACTACGCCGGCCGGGACAACGCCGCCGACATGACCACCATCGTCAGCAAGCTCGTCAACCAGGTCAACGCACCCCTCATGCTCGACTCCACCCAGCCCGCCACCATCGAGGCAGGCCTGAAAGTCGCGGGCGGCAAGTGCATCATCAACTCCGCCAACCTCGAAGACGGCGAGGAGAAGTTCGCCCAACTCTGCAACCTCGCAAAGACCTACGGCGCCGGACTCGTCCTCGGCACCATCGACGAAGACCCCGAAGAGGCCATGGCACGCACACGCGAACGCAAACTCGCCATCGCACAACGCATGCACGACCTCGCCGTGAACAAGCACGGCCTCAAGCCCGAAGACCTCATGTTCGACCCCCTCGTCCTGCCCGTCTCCACCGGCATGGACAAGGACAAACGCTCCGGGCTCGAGACCATCGAGGGCACACGCCTGATCGCGCAGCACTTCCCCGACTGCCAGATCACCTGCGGCCTCTCCAACATCAGCTTCGGACTCAACCCCGCCGCACGACAGGTCCTCAACTCCGTCTTCCTCAGCGAACTCGTCGAGGCCGGCATGACCTCCGCCATCCTCCACGTCTCGAAAATCCTCCCCAAAAACCGCATCCCCGACGAACAGTGGGACGCCGCGCTCGACGTCCTCTACGACCGCCCCGCACAAAGCCCCGTCAAGCTCGAGGACGGATCCGAGACCACCGACCCGCTCCAGATCTTCATCGACCTCTTTGCCGACGCCACCGTCCAGTCCACCAAAGTCGACCTCTCCGAGCTCTCCCTCGAAGACCGGCTCCGCCGACACATCATCGACGGCGAACAGAAAAACATCGACCAGACCCTCGAAGAGGCGATGACCAAGTACCCGCCGCTCGACATCATCAACAACCACCTGCTCGACGGCATGCGCGTCGTCGGCGAGCTCTTCGGCTCCGGCCAGATGCAGCTCCCCTTCGTCCTCCAGTCCGCGCAGGTCATGAAAAAGGCCGTCGCCCACCTCGAACCCCACATGGAGAAGGTCGAGGGACAGACCAAGGGAACCATGCTCCTCGCCACCGTCCGAGGCGACGTCCACGACATCGGCAAAAACCTCGTCGACATCATCCTCAGCAACAACGGCTACACCGTCCACAACATCGGCATCAAGATCCCCGTCAACGAGATCATCGCCAAGTACCACGAGACCAAACCCGACGCCATCGGCCTCTCCGGACTCCTCGTCAAGTCCGTCAACGTCATGGAGGAGAACCTCAAGGAACTCAACGCCCAGGGCATCGACGTCCCCATGATCCTCGGCGGCGCCGCGCTCTCACGACACTACTGCGAGTCACACCTCCGATCCGTCTACAACGGCAGGGTCTACCACGGCACCGACGCCTTCGAAGGCCTCCGGCTCATGGACTACCTCGTCAACAACCGCACCGACGAACTCGACGACGAGATCGAAACCCGTCTCAACAAACGCGCCGACACCGACGCCAAACTCGCCGCCATGGCCGAGAACAAAAAGAAGACCGCCAACGGCGCCACCGCCGTCGCAGCACCCGCGCGCAGCGAGGTCGCCACCGACGTCGCCGTCCCGACCGCACCCTTCTTCGGCAGCCGCATCGTCGAAGACATCCCCCTCGATCAGGTCCTCCCCTACGTCAACAAGGTCGCCCTCTACCGCGGGCAGTGGCAGTTCAAGAAGGGCAAAAAGTCCGACGCCGAGTACCAGGACCAGGTCGACCACGAGGTCGAACCCATCTTCCAGGAACTCCGGCGACGCGCCCACGACGAGGGCTTCCTCACACCCAGGATCGTCTACGGCTACTACCCCTGCCAGTCCGACGCCGACGACCTCATCATCTTCGACCCCGACGACCACGACCGCGAGATCGAACGCTTCTCCTTCCCACGCCAGGAAGCGCGCAAGCGGCTCTGCATCGCCGACTTCTTCCGCTCCGTCGACACCGGCGAAAAAGACGTCATCGGCCTCTCATGCGTCACCGTCGGGCACGAAGTCAGCCGCATCGCTAAGACACTCTTCGACAACGACGACTACCAGCAGTACCTCTACATCCACGGCTTCGGCGTCGAGACCGCCGAGGCACTCGCCGAGCTCTGGCACAAACGCATGCGCGCCGAACTCGGCATCGGCAACGACGACAGCCCCGCCATCCGCGAACTCTTCACCCAGAAGTACCGCGGCTCACGCTACTCCTTCGGATACCCCGCCTGCCCCGATATGTCCGACCAGGAAAAACTCTTCCGACTCCTCGAACCCCAACGCATCGGCTGCAACCTCACCGAGAACTGGCAGATCGACCCCGAACAATCCACCTCCGCCATCATCGTCCACCACCCCGAAGCCAAGTACTTCAACGTCTGA
- a CDS encoding DUF4328 domain-containing protein, whose protein sequence is MSRAYVPEDYHPAGELGRWVVYLSWGYLGSMLLYLVTVALCAVAVGGVTENLLVPTLRVREDQALMLAMTAIGVVDWLGDVLLWISTIVFFVWLHRMVLNLRAMGVEGIEASPHGAWLWWLVPIANLFMPYLVLRQIGDGSRDEADDDGGLWTVRTVNRLWGVDITLLVISLVLPIVAGFIVGVIMVASPVIFEDPILFMVVSFVWMGVLMTLEVWSCLLCIRLVSRFTSWQATKAERVLDWY, encoded by the coding sequence ATGAGTCGAGCGTATGTTCCGGAGGATTATCATCCGGCGGGTGAGTTGGGCAGGTGGGTGGTCTACCTGTCGTGGGGTTATCTCGGGTCGATGCTGCTTTATCTGGTGACGGTGGCGTTGTGTGCGGTGGCGGTGGGGGGTGTAACTGAGAATTTGCTGGTGCCGACACTGCGGGTGCGGGAAGACCAGGCACTGATGCTGGCGATGACGGCGATCGGCGTGGTTGACTGGCTGGGTGATGTGTTGTTGTGGATTTCGACGATCGTGTTTTTCGTCTGGCTGCACCGGATGGTGCTGAATCTGAGGGCGATGGGTGTCGAGGGGATAGAAGCGAGCCCGCACGGGGCGTGGTTGTGGTGGCTGGTGCCGATTGCGAATCTGTTTATGCCTTACCTCGTGCTGCGGCAGATCGGCGACGGTTCGCGTGACGAGGCGGACGACGATGGTGGGTTGTGGACGGTGCGGACGGTGAACCGGCTCTGGGGCGTGGACATCACGCTGCTGGTGATTTCGTTGGTGCTGCCCATTGTTGCAGGCTTCATCGTGGGCGTGATCATGGTGGCTAGCCCGGTGATCTTTGAGGACCCGATCCTGTTCATGGTGGTGTCCTTCGTGTGGATGGGTGTGTTGATGACGCTGGAGGTCTGGTCGTGCCTGCTGTGTATACGTCTGGTGTCTCGTTTCACGTCGTGGCAGGCGACGAAGGCGGAGCGGGTGTTGGATTGGTACTGA
- a CDS encoding DUF4328 domain-containing protein — translation MRTQVYADEYRSPAGLTTWMVVSSVLTYVLLAAVLAVDAYGRSTFSTWDDDSMEFVSDAEATVGLLLGVSALGFLAALVVSAVTYFRWLYRMIKNSRALGVRGVQATPHGAWLWHLVPFANLVMPFRVMKQIGLSVEPGVGDIDHLSDRTPADVTSWWAFFLLGGIAGRVADGMMTTNVTMGTWLSAVSFGLGVVALVYLIRIARRFAWMMDEKASEVFAAMEEHASIEASHYSKYRGL, via the coding sequence ATGCGGACGCAGGTTTATGCGGATGAGTACCGGTCGCCTGCCGGTCTGACGACGTGGATGGTGGTTTCGTCGGTGCTGACCTACGTGCTGTTGGCGGCGGTGCTGGCGGTTGATGCGTACGGGCGGTCGACTTTCTCGACGTGGGACGATGACTCGATGGAGTTCGTCTCCGATGCGGAGGCGACGGTTGGGTTGTTGCTGGGGGTGTCGGCTCTGGGTTTCCTGGCGGCGCTCGTGGTGTCGGCGGTGACGTATTTCCGCTGGTTGTACCGGATGATCAAGAACAGCCGGGCGTTGGGGGTGCGTGGCGTGCAGGCGACGCCTCATGGTGCGTGGCTGTGGCATCTTGTGCCGTTCGCGAACCTGGTGATGCCTTTCCGTGTGATGAAGCAGATCGGCCTGTCGGTGGAGCCGGGCGTGGGGGATATCGATCACTTGTCGGACCGGACGCCCGCGGACGTGACGTCGTGGTGGGCCTTTTTTCTGCTGGGCGGGATCGCGGGCCGTGTGGCGGACGGGATGATGACGACGAACGTGACGATGGGCACGTGGCTGTCGGCGGTTTCGTTCGGGCTGGGTGTGGTCGCGTTGGTTTATCTGATCAGGATCGCGCGTCGGTTTGCGTGGATGATGGATGAGAAGGCGTCGGAAGTGTTTGCGGCGATGGAGGAGCATGCTTCGATTGAGGCGTCGCATTACTCGAAGTACCGCGGGTTGTAG
- a CDS encoding YceI family protein, with translation MLRTLASAALTALIAAPTIAADDYALDTAHTAIVFKVDHAGRSFTWGNFNQIEGNFTIDNDNPANSSFAFTVAADSIDTNHRQRDNHLRGPDFFNVRRYPDITLNSTSVQPIDDGLRVTADITLLGTTRPVTFDLTKLGEGESRGKTYVGYDTQLTIKRSEFGMDYGLGGIGDDVTLFVSFEGER, from the coding sequence ATGCTGCGCACCCTCGCCTCCGCCGCCCTTACCGCCCTCATCGCCGCGCCGACCATTGCCGCCGACGACTACGCCCTCGACACCGCACACACGGCCATCGTCTTCAAGGTTGACCACGCCGGCCGAAGCTTCACGTGGGGCAATTTCAACCAGATCGAAGGCAACTTCACCATCGACAACGATAACCCCGCCAACTCCAGCTTCGCCTTCACCGTCGCCGCCGACAGCATCGACACCAACCACCGCCAACGCGACAACCACCTCCGCGGACCCGATTTCTTCAACGTCCGACGCTACCCCGACATCACCCTCAACAGCACCAGCGTCCAGCCCATCGACGACGGACTCCGCGTCACCGCCGACATCACCCTCCTCGGTACCACCCGACCCGTCACCTTCGACCTCACCAAGCTCGGCGAGGGCGAATCACGCGGAAAAACCTACGTCGGCTACGACACCCAACTCACCATCAAACGTTCCGAATTCGGCATGGACTACGGCCTTGGCGGCATCGGCGACGACGTCACCCTCTTCGTCTCATTCGAAGGCGAGCGCTGA
- a CDS encoding DUF3293 domain-containing protein, which translates to MARMSRELLEAYRATSYTAETPAGVITLRVGQTCRAMRRLMGEHGVMTAVYLTAANPGSEVLSDAENAARLAELDASLDRDGFDYYVGRAIADAGDWPDEASRLVLGMTRAEGARLALRMGQHAFLACDRGRDAGGDPGVELVVVHDS; encoded by the coding sequence ATGGCACGGATGAGCCGGGAGCTTCTGGAGGCGTATCGCGCGACGAGCTACACGGCGGAGACGCCTGCGGGTGTCATCACGCTGCGCGTGGGGCAGACGTGCCGCGCGATGCGGAGGCTCATGGGTGAGCATGGCGTGATGACGGCGGTCTACCTGACGGCTGCGAATCCGGGTTCGGAGGTTCTGAGTGATGCGGAGAATGCGGCGCGGCTGGCTGAGCTGGATGCGTCGCTGGATCGGGATGGCTTTGATTACTACGTGGGCAGAGCGATCGCGGACGCGGGTGATTGGCCGGACGAGGCGTCGCGGCTGGTGTTAGGGATGACCAGGGCCGAGGGCGCTCGTCTGGCGCTGCGGATGGGGCAGCACGCTTTCCTGGCTTGTGACCGGGGGCGTGATGCCGGGGGTGATCCGGGTGTTGAGCTTGTGGTCGTGCACGATAGCTAG
- a CDS encoding ArnT family glycosyltransferase — protein MKRSGPGLGVWLTAVFAAVVLSHLLLLASPPLARTEVHRALVAMDALDHGHWVVTSILGETYLRKPPFHPWVLAACSWLFDTREAWVFRLPTILAAGGSAVWLAWLGSRWFGGRAGVLSGFAFLWLFALWAQNRTAEIDGLNTLLALLVWGGLTELVMGRARRPWRWSLLIAWSLGAALLTKGPACLTVVLPALIAPTLAGFGVRWLLRPAVWLPIVAGVLLAAGWFVAVDRLTAGAGASVEQAGVNELVGRFTSRLTADYLLDVVSMPLLLIAYSLPVSLASLAAVYPSVRAGFVRSTRRRLVACVWGFGLGCLLSVVFLLENPRYGYILLPLLTLPAGVMLDRWLDRRLPEWLMVHVGRIAVVAGAGALAGLAAMVVSVWPVTATGAMLLVCVLVPLLLLVVVRGRALAPAGWLLVGTVALGATSMGYSGLKHADRYRFSSATAAGLIAEHVDRGEAVVAGKLWNDKPGLFYYAGVVPRRLLDEALEGDAPGVTGWYVLYPFEVEQMEAAYPGRVEVVEEIEGERLNARLVRLTRR, from the coding sequence GTGAAGCGTTCCGGTCCGGGCCTGGGGGTCTGGCTGACCGCGGTGTTTGCCGCGGTGGTGCTGTCGCACCTGTTGTTGCTTGCGAGCCCGCCGTTGGCACGGACGGAGGTACATCGAGCGCTGGTGGCGATGGACGCTTTGGATCACGGGCACTGGGTGGTGACGTCGATCCTTGGTGAGACGTATCTGCGGAAGCCGCCTTTTCATCCGTGGGTGCTGGCGGCCTGCTCGTGGTTGTTTGATACGCGGGAGGCGTGGGTGTTTCGTCTGCCGACGATTCTTGCGGCGGGGGGCAGCGCGGTCTGGCTGGCGTGGCTGGGGTCGCGTTGGTTTGGGGGTCGCGCGGGTGTTCTGTCGGGTTTTGCGTTTCTGTGGCTTTTCGCGTTGTGGGCACAGAACCGGACCGCGGAGATCGACGGGCTGAACACGCTGCTGGCGTTGCTGGTGTGGGGTGGTCTGACGGAGCTGGTGATGGGTCGTGCGCGTCGGCCGTGGCGGTGGTCGCTGCTGATTGCTTGGTCGCTGGGCGCGGCGTTGCTGACGAAGGGTCCTGCGTGCCTGACGGTCGTGTTGCCGGCGCTGATCGCGCCGACGCTGGCGGGTTTTGGTGTGCGGTGGCTGCTGCGTCCGGCGGTGTGGCTGCCGATCGTTGCGGGTGTTTTGCTGGCGGCGGGCTGGTTTGTGGCGGTGGACCGGCTGACGGCGGGAGCGGGGGCGTCGGTGGAGCAGGCGGGCGTGAATGAACTGGTGGGTCGGTTTACGTCACGGCTGACGGCGGATTATCTGCTGGACGTGGTGTCGATGCCGCTGCTGCTGATTGCGTACAGCCTGCCGGTATCGCTGGCGAGCCTGGCGGCGGTGTACCCGTCGGTGCGCGCGGGGTTTGTGCGTTCGACAAGGCGACGATTGGTGGCGTGCGTGTGGGGGTTCGGGTTGGGGTGCCTGTTGTCGGTGGTCTTCCTGCTGGAGAATCCGAGGTACGGGTACATCCTGCTGCCGTTGCTGACGCTGCCGGCCGGCGTGATGCTGGATCGGTGGCTCGACCGGAGGCTGCCCGAGTGGCTGATGGTGCACGTGGGTCGGATTGCGGTGGTGGCGGGCGCGGGGGCTCTGGCGGGCCTGGCGGCGATGGTGGTGTCGGTGTGGCCGGTGACGGCGACGGGGGCGATGCTGCTGGTGTGTGTGCTGGTCCCGCTGTTGCTGTTGGTGGTTGTGCGTGGACGCGCGCTCGCGCCCGCGGGCTGGCTGCTGGTCGGGACGGTGGCTCTGGGAGCGACGTCGATGGGGTATTCGGGGCTCAAGCACGCGGACCGGTATCGGTTCAGTTCGGCGACGGCGGCGGGGTTGATCGCGGAGCACGTCGACAGGGGTGAGGCGGTTGTGGCGGGGAAGCTGTGGAACGATAAGCCGGGGCTGTTCTATTACGCGGGGGTCGTGCCGAGGCGTCTGCTGGACGAGGCGCTGGAGGGTGATGCACCGGGCGTGACGGGCTGGTACGTGCTTTATCCGTTCGAGGTGGAGCAGATGGAGGCGGCGTATCCGGGTCGTGTGGAGGTGGTGGAGGAGATCGAGGGCGAGCGGCTGAACGCGAGGCTGGTGCGGCTGACGCGGCGGTAG